One segment of Panicum virgatum strain AP13 chromosome 3K, P.virgatum_v5, whole genome shotgun sequence DNA contains the following:
- the LOC120698904 gene encoding elongation factor 1-alpha-like, whose product MGKEKSHINIVVIGHVDSGKSTTTGHLIYKLGGIDKRVIERFEKEAAEMNKRSFKYAWVLDKLKAERERGITIDIALWKFETTKYYCTVIDAPGHRDFIKNMITGTSQADCAVLIIDSTTGGFEAGISKDGQTREHALLAFTLGVKQMICCCNKMDATTPKYSKARYDEIVKEVSSYLKKVGYNPDKIAFVPISGFEGDNMIERSTNLDWYKGPTLLEALDQINEPKRPSDKPLRLPLQDVYKIGGIGTVPVGRVETGIIKPGMVVTFGPSGLTTEVKSVEMHHEALQEALPGDNVGFNVKNVAVKDLKRGYVASNSKDDPAKEAASFTSQVIIMNHPGQIGNGYAPVLDCHTSHIAVKFAELITKIDRRSGKELEKEPKFLKNGDAGMVKMVPTKPMVVETFSEYPPLGRFAVRDMRQTVAVGVIKSVEKKDPTGAKVTKAAAKKK is encoded by the exons ATGGGTAAGGAGAAGTCCCACATCAACATCGTGGTCATTGGCCACGTCGACTCCGGCAAGTCGACCACCACCGGCCACCTGATCTACAAGCTTGGAGGTATCGACAAGCGTGTGATCGAGAGGTTTGAGAAGGAGGCTGCGGAGATGAACAAGAGGTCCTTCAAGTACGCCTGGGTGCTTGACAAACTCAAGGCCGAGCGTGAGAGAGGTATCACCATTGATATCGCCCTGTGGAAGTTCGAGACCACCAAGTACTACTGCACGGTCATTGATGCCCCTGGACACCGTGACTTCATCAAGAACATGATCACGGGTACCTCCCAGGCTGACTGTGCTGTCCTTATCATTGACTCCACCACTGGTGGTTTTGAGGCCGGTATCTCCAAGGATGGCCAGACCCGTGAGCATGCTCTCCTTGCTTTCACTCTTGGAGTCAAGCAGATGATCTGCTGCTGTAACAAG ATGGATGCCACCACCCCCAAATACTCCAAGGCTCGTTATGATGAGATTGTTAAGGAAGTCTCCTCCTACCTGAAGAAGGTGGGCTACAACCCTGACAAGATTGCCTTCGTTCCCATCTCTGGTTTTGAGGGTGACAACATGATAGAGAGGTCCACCAACCTTGACTGGTACAAGGGCCCAACCCTGCTTGAGGCTCTTGACCAGATCAACGAGCCCAAGAGGCCTTCGGACAAGCCCCTGCGTCTCCCCCTTCAGGATGTGTACAAGATTGGTGGTATTGGAACTGTCCCTGTTGGCCGTGTTGAGACAGGTATCATCAAGCCTGGTATGGTTGTTACCTTTGGCCCCAGTGGCCTGACTACTGAGGTGAAGTCAGTTGAGATGCACCACGAGGCTCTCCAGGAGGCCCTTCCTGGTGACAATGTTGGCTTCAACGTGAAGAACGTTGCTGTGAAGGATCTGAAGCGTGGGTATGTGGCCTCCAACTCCAAGGATGACCCTGCCAAGGAGGCTGCCAGCTTCACCTCCCAGGTCATCATCATGAACCACCCTGGACAGATCGGCAACGGCTATGCCCCAGTGCTGGACTGCCACACCTCCCACATTGCTGTCAAGTTTGCTGAGCTCATTACCAAGATCGACAGGCGATCTGGTAAGGAGCTTGAGAAGGAGCCCAAGTTCCTCAAGAATGGTGATGCTGGTATGGTCAAGATGGTTCCCACGAAGCCCATGGTTGTGGAGACATTCTCTGAGTACCCTCCTCTTGGTCGCTTTGCCGTCCGTGACATGAGACAAACAGTTGCTGTTGGAGTCATCAAGAGTGTGGAGAAGAAGGACCCGACCGGCGCCAAGGTGACCAAGGCTGCTGCCAAGAAGAAATGA